A stretch of DNA from Lycium ferocissimum isolate CSIRO_LF1 chromosome 4, AGI_CSIRO_Lferr_CH_V1, whole genome shotgun sequence:
CTCCGAATTTATTGTTTTATAAGTCTATTGTCCACATTTTGATCTCTCTATAATCGAAGATATACAAAACAAATATTACCACACAACTTCAACAAACCAAAAAGCTATCTAAGTGGCATAATTTCAAGACACAATCAGAAACAGCAGAGATCAACAAAAGCATTGGCAGTGAAAAATATTAGGAAAAGCGCAAAAACAATTGGTAGAAAGTGGACAAATATcaggaaaaattgaaaaaatcaaagaaattatCGCAGGGTGGGTGGAGGATGAGCTTGAATGCTTCATTGGCCGGCAAATATCAGTATTCTATCGTCGGAGGAAAAAAGCAGTGGCTTAGTGGGGAATTGTTTGATTGGGTGCTTGACTGTTGGGGCAAAGGAAGAGATAAAGGAAGGAAGAAGAGAAGCTACCCAAAGAGGGTTAAAAGAGGTCTGTGCTCCCAGGCATCCGGGTTGAGAGTCTTGAAATTGTTTGTAGTGGATAGGAGGAGGCGAAAGAAGATGAAGACGGGAAAAAGAGTGAGGAATCTTGCCCTGCTAGTTACTTGTCAGGGTGAAATCACCACCTTTAGTGCGATTTCCCTTAGCCCAGTTGTTATCCTTCTCTATTTATATGAGAATGCCAATTCAGTCATTTGCCTCAAACCTGCCAGGTAGACTGCAATCCCAACTCCTTTGCGATGAAACAATATCTGGAtacttataaaagaaaaaaaaatcctggATAGAATAAATCCAATTTGGTCTAATTTTGAATGCTACGAGGGGCGCACTTTGTTTTGCCTAACCTGAGGCTGATCTGGTGTATGAAATGAGCTCTTAGTATTTGGGTTCTTATTTGTTTCATTCATGGACATCTTAAGCTTTTTTTATGAGCTTTTTGTTTATTCGGAGTCTGATAATAAATGACAACTGTCTATGGACATGCTAATTGCTTTAATCTGCATAAATCCGATAATTACTTGTTGTACGCCGCAAAATTTAATGTTCAGTCATTTTCATATACCTATCAAATGTGCTTTATAAATTGATTTTCGTTAATTTGTAAACATCACAGAAATAATGGACTTCGGTTACCCTCAAAATCTTTCACCTGAAATCTTGAAGCTCTATATTACTCAGGAAGGAGTTCGCTCACCCTTTTCGTCAAAGGTTAGTTGTCTCTCTACTTGCTTTCATAGCATCAATAGAATAGTTTAGAATATTTTATCTATttggttttcttaaaaaaagtaCAGTCATGAGATACCTCTCGAAAGAAAAGATATCAGTCATGGGATGTAAGCAAAGAGAAATTTTTGTTGTAATatgggtaactctattctttctaaaaaatatatggATAACTCTATTGACTTCTTCTTCTCATGCACAAAAACCAGCAGCCTTTAGATAAACCAGTTCCAAATGCAACATTACAAGTCACAGGTGCTGTTGGTTGGCGCAGGGAGGGTCTTGTTTATAAGAAGAATGAGGTGGTTTTTTCTGTTTACGTCTTAAACTTTTTCTGTGGTTCTCTTATCCACCCAATTTTGTAACTTAAATAGAATTTACATGTTTGACAGGTGTTTCTGGATATTGTGGAAAGTGTTAATCTCCTTATGTCTTCAAAAGGTATAAGTTCTCTTGTATCTTGGTGGATGCTTTTGGTTTTCAGTTTTCCACTAACAAGACAATTGTAGGTAGTGTGCTCCGTTGTGATGTAACTGGGAAAGTTCTCATGAAATGCTTCCTTTCGGGAATGCCTGATTTGAAGTTGGGGTTAAATGACAAAATTGGCCTTGAGAAAGAGTCACAGCTTAAATCCCGTCCAACAAAGAGGTAACTTCTGAATACTTGTGTAGTACGTAGCTTTTTCAGTTTGGTCTCCATGTTAGTTTCAGCCTCTGCATGGTAGGTTACCATTTTGTGTTGATCACCAACATATATGCATTGCTCTGCTACTCTGTGCAGCGGAAAAACTATTGAGCTCGACGATGTTACTTTCCACCAATGTGTAAACTTGACAAGATTCAATTCAGAAAAGACTGTCAGCTTTGTACCACCAGATGGTGAATTTGAACTGATGAAGTAAGTTCATACCTCTTTCGCTACACGGTTGTTTTTAGGCTCTGTTTTTATTATCTTTATTAGATTCTCAAGCTGGAAGGCTGAGTCTGTGgctcttcatttatttttatagaacaatgCTAAATTCACTTGGAAATTTTGCTCATGTTCACAGCAAATGATGATTTACCTCTAACATCTTAATATGAActctgagtaagcatcatacaAGAAACTATCAACTTTGAGTATTTGTCCTTTGAATTGTTATGCAAATAGTGGGTAGGAACTGCACTACAATCAGGTGGAATCACATAGTATTCTGATCATACTTCCAAGATATAAATTTTCTGGTCCCTCTTTCCATCGGCGCATTCCATTTCCCGCCTCTAGACATCTCAAACTTATCATTCACTTCTATAAGATGATCTATTTGTGCACGATTCACAAGTTTCAACAATTTTAAATCTAAACTACGCCGTGATCTTCTTCCGTGAAGTACTTCACACAAAAATTTGAACAGTTAGTTTGGTATCTTCTTTAACCATTACCAGAATTATATGAAAGATAAACTActatactacaacaacaactacgcctcaatcccaaacaagttggggtcGGCTATATAATCATCATTTCTCCATTTAAGCTCAACTCATGTCATCCTCATTAcccgataaaaaaaaaaaaattaaaagtctttaccaaaaaaaaaaaaaaaaaaaaaaaaaaaagaaaagtaagttAAATATATGTagataatagtaatagtaataataataatattagaaGTTCTCTAAGATGACTAAATCTTATTCACCGCTAGTATCACCTATATGGATCTTTGATGAACCATTCTGCCCTATCATTAGCTAGGTCTGCATTGATCCCAAGAAATTGTAGGTCTTTCGAGACAACTTTCTTCCATGTGCTTTAGGTCTATTTTGTCCCCAACACCTTCAATCACCATAGTTCCACACCTACGGACCAGTACATCAGTCGGTTGACATGGACATGGCCAAACAATCTCAAACGACCTTCTCTATCGTACCTATCAATGCGTGCTAGTTAGACCTTCTGGCGGATGTGATCATTTTCATCTTATTTAATCTTGTGTGATCGCACAACCATCTTAATATCCACATCTAAGCAACAGTCGTCTTGTGGATATGTTAGGACTTTAGCGGCCCAGCATTCACTACCATAGAACATTGGTGGTTTTATAACTATTCCGGTTTTATAACTATTCTACTTACCTTTCACTTTGAGTAATTTAAAAACTTACTCagcttgaaagaattgaagggaTTAATTCCTTAATTTTCTTGAGAAATCTAAATTTACCAGTGTCATCTGTAGTGTAATGGAGCAAGTCGTAATGTTTGCGgactatatatatgttatgcatATGTTTGATCGCTCGGATGTGCTGAAGCTTTTTCACTCAAATATTGGCCACTTGGTTTAGGAAAAAGAACAGTTCATTACTGAAGGAGTGCCTGAATTTTATACACATATTCAGGCATACCCTTTTCATAACAGTGCCTAAGTTTGTAattgcaaactttttttttcctcaggTACCGCATTACTGAAGGAGTAAATCTTCCTTTCCGTGTATTGCCAACAATCAAGGAATTAGGTCGTACACGAATGGAAGTGAATGTTAAGGTTTGTCGCTCTTCTTTCAATATAGAGTGAAATTCAATTCGAAATGTTGCTCCACGTTGATATGCTTTATAACTTTCTAATATGATTTGTATCCTTTTCAGGTTAAGAGTGTGTTTGGTGCGAAAATGTTTGCTCTTGGAGTTGTCATTAAAATTCCAGTGCCAAAGCAAACTGCAAAAGCAAGCTTCCAGGTGACATCAGGGAGAGCAAAGTACAATCCATCCATTGACTCTTTGGTGTGGAAGTGAGTATGAAATGGCTTTATCTTGTTTGCCATAATCCTATAGAGTTATGGATAACTTGGGAACATAATTTATTTCGTGGTTTGACCACGGGGCTTGGGGTTGACTTTGACTTCGACCTAGTCTAAAAATATGGATTTGGCATCGCTCTATTGGACGTTGTTCTTGAAGAGGTGTGCAATGGCAGAGGTGTAGAGTGCACAAAAATGTTCTCTTCCATTTTCCCACTGATCCATGATATTGTTGTGGACACTATTTGATGTGTATTGACTGTGCTCTATATTCTTTAATAGTATGCCAGCTATGTTTTCTACCTTCTTCTGCAGTAAATTAGTTTCTAGTGGATTGGATCTTCAATATGGGCTTCTTGTTGCAGGATAAAAAAATTTCCTGGGCAAACTGAGTCAACGTTGAGTGCTGAAGTGGAGTTGATTTCGACAATAGCAGAGAAGAAGTCCTGGACTAGGCCACCAATTCAGATGGAATTCCAGGTGCgtggatgatttttttttttttttttttttttgggtgggggtgggggggttgATAACTGTGTTCACTTGGTTGATGATGGCATGTATTCGTAGCTTCAATGGTTCTAGCGGAGAGAGGGACCTGAAAGTAAAAGAATTTTGGAATTAGATGTGGTCAAACCTAATGCTTAGAAAACATTTCCAAAAGGACAACTAAGAGTGGAAAACTGCTACTGAATGTTGTACATTATCATCACCACTATTTGCTTCTACTGCTCTTTTGTGACACAAGTTGGAGGAGTTTGATATCTAGCCTTGTTGAAATGTTATACCAGCCAAGGTTACTGGTTGATGGGGGGAGCTTACCTTCGCTTGGTAAGAAGGTAAGGGAGAATAAAGGAAGGAAATGGTGAAGACAATTTCATTCTCATTCTTTGTTTGGATTGACAAGAAAGTGGGAGTGAAGAAAAAAGTATAAGTCTTTCATGTCATTGACGAAGTTGGAATTAGAGAAAATTGACTTTGtcctattatttttctttctgttttCTCTTTGCTCAAGCAAGAGAAAATTTTAtctactttttccttttttttctatcTTCCAATCAAGGGATTAGTAAATTATTACAAATATGAGTCTTAGTGCATTTCACTCATTATTAGGGGAGCTTAATGGGCACTCATGTGATGGCAATGGGTGTTTCTTTCTGACTTTAAATCAGCATAGCAATGAGAAGATGTAGGTTTCATGTACAGGATCTGATTATAGTCAGTTATGGCAATGATTAGGACAAGTAACCTCTgaaattttgttgtttttgttgtttctgTCATGGCTAAACTATTGATTGTAGATGAATGACCCACTTCTTGGCATTACAGGTTCCCATGTTTACAGCATCTGGACTTCGAGTTCGTTTTCTCAAGGTATGCTTGCTAAACTTGTAATTAACTTTGGACTGTTTTTTGGGTTGAGTCGCTGCTTCACATAGCAACTGTTTGCAGGTATGGGAAAAGAGTGGCTACAACACAGTTGAATGGGTTCGCTATATCACAAAAGCTGGCTCTTATGAGATTAGGTGCTGAAGTATAGGTAAGCTGATCTAGTTTATAGGATCAGAGTTATGGAAGATAGGGGTGCCATTTTGTTATTCTGGAAATGCAACTTATGAATCTTGTATTGTGAGGGCTTTTAAACGTGGTTTGTCTATAGTATGTTTATTGTTTAAAATTTATTGTTCTGTTGTACAGGTCAGTTCTTTTACGAGGACTAGAAGAGGCTTTCGTTTCCATTCTATTTGTATATTTGACATATTCTGCCCTAAgatcttttttccttcttccccCAGTGAAGTGATGAAAACCATGCGAGAACAGGGTACAAATccataaagaattaaaaaaaaatactaggtGGTTTCTTTTCATCTGATTAATCTTTGGTTTACATGGTTGTGCTGGTGAGAGGAATAGGTATTTAGTGGAACAGCCAAATTTGGCCGTACAGCATGGTAATATAAACATTTTCTGCCTGTTGCATGGAAAATATGAATTGCCTGAATTGATTAGAATCTGATGTTTCTTACCCTGGTATTTGCCAATATTTCTtttacacctttttttttttttttttttttttttgggtttttcgtGTCAATAAAGATGCGGGAAGAGAGTAAATTTACTTGTAGAAAGCAAGTGCAGAAAACGGAACTGAATTGCGCAACCGGCGCTTGAAACTCACATCTTTTGGTAGCTTATGTCAAACGATGGTAATACTTCGGACATATTtattatgtcttatgatttaaAGTGGTTATCAGGTAAACAATGTTCAAAATATGTTTTTGTTTTACTCTGAAATAAGAAAGATTTGGCGATCATTTGTAGACTGTAGTGTCTTATTTTGCAAAAATTAATTACAAGAAAACAGGAATAGAAAATATCTTGGAAGTGCTCATGCAGATTCATGTAATTATGGTGTGTTTACTGTagtatacaacaaaaatattcttttaacCAGATAAAAATACAAGTTTTTTAAAGCGGATGAAGGTAACTGTTTTATTATTTACATTATCGACTGAGATTAATTTCAACACGTTCTTGTTGTTgcttcaaataaatattagttgCCTATCATATATGTTTCAGTAATTTTACGGTATATTGACAAAGTAATGTGCTATTCactcaaaaaataaaacagagaaaaagaagggaaagagTGAATTAcgaaagtctctaacatgactttGATTATTGAAAACTAGTGTAGTTACCCGCGCTACGTGCGgtcataaagaaaatataaatatgaataaaTATTAATGCTGTAatctttatattaaaaaaattattaattaaacatCTTTTCATGATTCTACTATTTTTCAggattttttttctatattctaTACATAATCTTTTAACTAAAACAATATTAAGAGACATTACAATCGAATTTGAAATCATTTAATGTCAACTTGAATGGGAGtgaaaaaaagtaaagaaaacttGTAATGCAAACCTAAGAGATAGTCTGATTTTGTTTAATCCTCTGTTAAAGATGTAATACAGGCTTAagatataaaacaaaaaaatgtctTAATTAGCTATTTAAACTTATAAGGGTGCTAATATTAATATATAGAATATCGAAAAGGTAGATTTACCTCGGTTATTTGTTAACATATGGGCTGAAGCATTTTAGTTAGGGAAAACATCACTAATTGCCctcaaaatacaaaatatttatcCACTCATGCCCTCTCCCAAACTATTTTCGCTTCTACCCCACAAGCTTAAAGTATTTACTCGGCATACCCCTCGGCTAAACCCCTTCCTCTTCGTGATACCATcacagtatatttatatatcacgatggtatcatggaggactaagaagGATCAAATAAATCCTCCATGATAGTCACCGagagtgtctcattgaaggTAAGCAAGCGTTCTTcgtgataccatcatggtatatgtatataagacgaTAGTATCATAGAGGAGTGTTTCCTTGAAGGACTAAAGCAGTtcttcatgataccatcacgGTATACAAACATGATCATTCATAATACCgtctcaatatatttatataccatcgACTAAGAAAAGGACTGAAACAGTCCTCCATGATAGTCCTgaggagtgtctcattgaaggactgaaacagtccttcatgataccattacggtatatgtatataagacgaTGATATCATAGAGGAGTGTTTCCTTGAAGGACTAAAGCAGTTTTTCATGATACCATCACGGTATACAAACATGATCATTCATAATACCgtctcaatatatttatataccatgatggtatcatggagggctaagagaaggactgaagcatcttccatgataccatctcagtatatttatatatcattttggtaTCATAACTGGGGGGCAtctcgggtaaatatttttaattttttctgggGGTACAAAAGTAATGGGGGTATGGGcgggtaattttttttgtttgaggGGGCTTCCGTGATCTTTCCccttttagttatgctttaaACTTGGGCTCTTTAATTCAACTTTTTCTTTAGTAGaaacttttgaaattaaaaaaaaaaaaaaaaatacaaaatggCAACAACCATTTGTTGGACTTTACTAATGAAGCAAACTTGTAAAACCAGCTCGTACCTTTTAAACTAAGTCGCGTCTATGGATCAGGGATTCGGAAGCCAAAAAGGGGAGTTTAAGTCGAAAAACCAAACTCAGTTCTGCAGGTGTCATTCAATGGCTAGAGGGATGGACCATCGAGTGATTGATGGCCTGTCAACATGCACCGTCCCTAGAACCTCGTTTTGCAAACTCAGAATCTTTCTCAGACTACTGACAATACAGTCgaatcgacggaccgtcaataATGCACCGTCCTTTCCACTGTACTTTTGCTTTACAAAATACACCTCTCTGATTCCCTCTGTTTTGCACAACGATGATCCAATCGACGGACCGTCCACACGTTGATGGTCCGTGCTTACCCAGACTTAGACCGTCGAACAACAAATTGTATAAATACGATACTTCATTCTAGAAAATCAGTTTTCACAATTCCCAAGTCCTAGCACGGAGGTTTTCTCTTCCCAACCATCTCttacatcaaggtaagtcctTTCCACGTATTTTTAGGCGATTCCATCATAGTATCATCAATTCCTAAGTGAGTTCCACTATTCTTAacctaggattttcaagaaaacccatctcaaggttcaaagtacaagcttttggaattctattacaagttttggagcgtttACAAGGTATGTAGAATTTCTATCTAGTGtgagaacatcattgttcttccccacgccacgttcctTCATGATTATACAAGAGTTCACCAAAACTAGGGTATTAGCCATGTTTCTGATAACCCTAAGCTTATGTACCATGTTTGTATGATTACTTCGTTATTATGTTCTTAATATTCTCTTTTGGTTATTGAAAATCtgttgcattccatgggttcttacatgcaagatatgaactattatgcttttctattatatataagcctCTAAGGAGGACCAACAAAGCATCAaatacttgtaccaaaagctttacaAATTATACAcacaatgaatgcttgtaccataagttatataatttgtacattttacccaactatttttttatctcacgtggacatatgtcatagtacttaatatttatttcattctcatgtatagacatatgcacttcaattttaattcttcgaaacatttatttcttccgtgcacttttacttgttcacttttgacttttcacgttcttgctgaatattttctcttcttatgtatagacgtatgtagttcaattttaattctcctacacaaatttatttcctctgtgcagttttacttgttcacttttaacttttcacgttctttaagaattaataaatcctacgtggatatatgtcatagtactgaatatttattctcttctcatgtatacacatatgcacttcaattttaattctccgacacatatttattttctccgtgcacttttacttgttcacctttgacttttcacgttcttgctgaatatttattctcttctcatgtatacatgcatgcacttcaattttaattttccgacacatttatttcttccgtgcacttttacttgttcacttttgacttttcacgttatttaagaattaataaatgaagtactccctccattccatattacttggccacattacttgacttttcacattctttaagaattaataaatgaagtacttccttcgtctcatattacttggccacattactatacttgacttttcacgttctttaagaattaataaatgaagtactcccttcgtcccatattacttggccacattactaaaaatatatgtctatttttctactctatatttttctttttcttatatataaacgcccaaggtggacgaacacgacaacaataagttgtacaaaaagcaactgaaattgtactaTAAGCAGgaactaacatgtgtacatttcagaagttgaacattaattctacctcttgtgtgtttacctTTTAAGTCCCCACAGGTCCGCAGTGtcttaattgtcctttcattttcttcatttggcatgtactccctctatttcaatttaagtgtctacgtttgactagacatggagtttaagaaataaagatagactttcaaatcttgtggttctaaattaaaaatgcgtataatataataaaatatcctttgaatcttctgattataaacttgacatgtagtaTATTTGagttgtcaacttactaaatataaaaagagacggacataaccaaaataagacaatatttttttattttttaacaacaaacgcccaagtggacgaacacaacaacaataagttgtacaaaaagcaactgaaattgtactctaagccaGGACTAACATGtatacatttcagaagtttaacattaatactacctcttgt
This window harbors:
- the LOC132051956 gene encoding AP-2 complex subunit mu isoform X1; the encoded protein is MPVAASAVYFLNLRGDVLINRLYRDDVGGNMVDAFRMHIMQTKELGTCPVRQIGGCSFFYMRISNVYIVIVVSSNANVACAFKFVVEAVALFKSYFGGSFDEDAIRNNFVLIYELLDEIMDFGYPQNLSPEILKLYITQEGVRSPFSSKQPLDKPVPNATLQVTGAVGWRREGLVYKKNEVFLDIVESVNLLMSSKGSVLRCDVTGKVLMKCFLSGMPDLKLGLNDKIGLEKESQLKSRPTKSGKTIELDDVTFHQCVNLTRFNSEKTVSFVPPDGEFELMKYRITEGVNLPFRVLPTIKELGRTRMEVNVKVKSVFGAKMFALGVVIKIPVPKQTAKASFQVTSGRAKYNPSIDSLVWKIKKFPGQTESTLSAEVELISTIAEKKSWTRPPIQMEFQVPMFTASGLRVRFLKVWEKSGYNTVEWVRYITKAGSYEIRC
- the LOC132051956 gene encoding AP-2 complex subunit mu isoform X2; this encodes MPVAASAVYFLNLRGDVLINRLYRDDVGGNMVDAFRMHIMQTKELGTCPVRQIGGCSFFYMRISNVYIVIVVSSNANVACAFKFVVEAVALFKSYFGGSFDEDAIRNNFVLIYELLDEIMDFGYPQNLSPEILKLYITQEGVRSPFSSKPLDKPVPNATLQVTGAVGWRREGLVYKKNEVFLDIVESVNLLMSSKGSVLRCDVTGKVLMKCFLSGMPDLKLGLNDKIGLEKESQLKSRPTKSGKTIELDDVTFHQCVNLTRFNSEKTVSFVPPDGEFELMKYRITEGVNLPFRVLPTIKELGRTRMEVNVKVKSVFGAKMFALGVVIKIPVPKQTAKASFQVTSGRAKYNPSIDSLVWKIKKFPGQTESTLSAEVELISTIAEKKSWTRPPIQMEFQVPMFTASGLRVRFLKVWEKSGYNTVEWVRYITKAGSYEIRC